The following DNA comes from Marinihelvus fidelis.
GATGGTCTTACGAAGGCGAATTTCCCGAGCTGATCATCGCCGATGGCGAAAACGTCTGGCTTTATGACGAAGCGCTGGAGCAGGTCACGGTGCGGCCGCAGTCGGCGCTGGCGGCTGATTCGCCGCTGATGTTGCTGACCAACCCCGATGATATCGACGCGCAGTTCACGGTCACGGAGCTCGGCACCATCGACGGTGCCATGTTGCTGGAGCTCTCGACGCGCGGCGGCGATGCGGAGTTCGACCGCGTCCTGATCGGGTTCGCTGAAAACCGGCCCGTGTCGATGGTGATGGAAGATGCTTTCGGCATGCGCACGGAGATTCGCTTCGGCGAGGTGCAGCGCAACCCGGAGCTGGAGCCGGGCCAGTTTGCCTTCACGCCGCCTGACGGCGTCGACGTCGTCGGCGAATTGGCAGACGACGCCGAAGCGTTCGGGCTCGACGACGCCTCGCAATGAACGCGCTGGGGGTCCAGTTGCTGGCGGTGGCTTTCGGAGGTGCCGTCGGTGCCGGGCTGCGGTTCCTGGTGGGCATGGGCGTCCACCACTGGATGGGCAAAGGGTTTCCGTGGGGAACACTGGCCGTGAACATCATCGGCTCCGCCCTGATCGGTTACTGCCTGGTCATCCTTCCCGAGCAGCAGGGCGCATCACCGCTGCCCCGTTTGCTTCTGATTACCGGTGTGCTGGGCGGCTTCACGACCTACAGCGCGTTCTCCGTCGAGACCCTGCAACTGTTTCATGCCGGGCAGTTACAGCGTGCGATGCTGAACGTACTGGTGACCGTGGCCTGTTGCCTGGCCGCCGTCTGGGTCGGTCACGCACTGGCGCGGTGGTTGCACGGGGCGGCCTGACGGTACAATGCCGCCTTTGCCGACACCCTGAACCCAGATCATGCTTGACCCCGTATTGCTGAGAAAAGACCCGGCGGCCGTTGCGGCCCGCCTGCAGGCCCGTGGATACACGCTGGACGTGGATCGTTACCAGGCCCTGGAAGAGCGCCGCAAGGCGACCCAGGAGCGGCTGGAGTCGCTTAAAGCCGAGCGCAACCAGAGCGCCAAGTCGATTGGCCAGGCCAAGGCCCGTGGCGAGGACATCCAGCCGCTGCTGGACGCCGTCGCTCGCCTGGGACAGGAACTGGAGCAGCTCGAGGGCGAGTTTCGCGCCGTTCGCGAGGAACAGACCGCGTGGCTACTGGAGATGCCCAACATGGCCGCCGACGGCGTGCCCGCGGGCAACGACGATAACGACAACCTGGAAGTCCGCCGCTGGGGTGAACCGCCGGCGTTTGATTTCCAGCCCCGTGACCACGTCGAACTGGGGCAGGGCACCGGTCTTTTGGATTCCGAAGCGGCCGCCAAGCTCTCCGGCGCCCGCTTTACCGTGCTGCGGGGGCCGATGGCCCGCCTGCACCGTGCGCTGGCGCAGTTCATGCTCGACACGCACACTGGCGACCACGGCTACACCGAGGTCTACCTGCCTTACCTGGTGAATGGTGATGCGATGCAAGGCACCGGCCAGCTGCCGAAGTTCGCAGATGATGCCTTCGCCACCACGGATGAGCCGCCGCGCTACCTGGTGCCCACGGCCGAGGTGCCGATGACCAACCTGGCGGCCGGCGAGATCATCGAGGCCGATGACCTGCCGCTGAAGCTGACGTCACAGACACCGTGCTTTCGGCGCGAAGCGGGCTCGCACGGCCGCGATACCCGCGGCATGATCCGCCAGCACCAATTCGAAAAGGTCGAGCTTGTGCAGGTGACCCGGCCCGAAGACTCACTCGACGCGCTGGATCAGCTCACGGGACACGCCGAGACCATCCTGCAGAAGTTGGGCCTGGCCTACCGCGTGGTGGTGCTGTGCACCGGCGATATGGGTTTCGCCGCGCGCAAGACCCATGACATCGAGGTCTGGCTGCCCGGCCAGGACGCGTACCGCGAGATTTCGTCCTGCAGCGACTGTGGTGACTTCCAGGCGCGCCGCATGCAGGCGCGCTGGCGTAACCCGGAGACGGGCAAGCCTGAACTCGCCCATACGCTGAACGGCTCTGGCCTGGCCGTTGGCCGCACCCTGATTGCCGTGCTGGAGAACTACCAGCAGCGCGATGGCTCGGTGGTGATTCCGGAAGTCCTGCGCCCGTACATGGGCGGCATGGACGTCATTCCGGCACCCTGATACCGCCTCAGGGCACACCCGCGCCCTGGCCGGCGGCCAGGATGCGGAACCATTGCTCGCGATTGAGTTGCAGTGACAGCGCGCCGACCGTGGCGCGCACGCGGCCCAGGTTGCCGGAACCGATAATCGGCAGGGGACGTGACGGCAGGCGCAGCGCCCAGGCATAGGCCACCTGGTCGGGGCTGGCGCCGCCCAGTTCCTCGCCCACCGTTTTCAGTTCCGCCCACAGGCGGGCACCGTCCTCATCATTGGCATCAAAAATCCGTCCGCCGGCCAGGCAGGACCACGCCATGGGCCGTACGCCTTGCTGCTGCGCCTGGTCCAGCGTGCCGTCCCATAGTACGGCGTCGTTGAGCGGGTTGATCTCGACCTGGTTGGTCACCAGCGGCACCGAAAGGGCCGACTGCAGCAATTCGAACTGCCGTGGCGTGAAGTTCGAGACACCGAAGTGCAGGACCTTGCCGGACGCGTGCAACTGTTCGAACGCGTTTGCGACGTCGCTGGCGTTCAACAGCGGGTCGGGGCGGTGCAGCAGCAGCAGGTCAATTCGGTCCGTGCGCAGGTTGCTAAGCGACGCCTCCACGGAATGGATGATCGTCTCCGCGTCGGTATCGTAATGCCCCAGCTGGCAATCCGGAAAACGCGCGGACGGAATGTGGATGCCGAACTTGGTGACGACCTGCAGACGCTCGCGCAGCGCTGGGTCCAGCGCCAGGGCATCACCGAACTGCTCCTCGCAGGTAAAGCCGCCGTAGACCGCAGCATGATCGACGGTGGTGATGCCCAGGTCGACATGCCCCTTGATGAAGTCGAGCAGTTCGGCCGCAGAGTATCCCCATTCGTCCAGGCGCCAGTAGCCCTGGATCAGTGGTGAAAAATGCGGGCCGTTCGGGCCTAACGGTGTCGGGTTCATTGCAATTCCTGTTGTTCAGTTCAGCAAGGCAAGGCTCTTGACCTGGATGTAGACGGCGGCGCCGGGTTCAAGCCCGAGCGCGTCCACGGAGCGTGTGGTGACCCGTGCCAGCACCTGGTCGGCGCCACAGGCCAGCCGGGCGATGACCTGGCCCGGGCCAACGTCGACCAGCGATTCGACGGTGGCGCGCAGGCAGTTGAGAATACTGCTGTCAGCGGGCGGTTGCAGGGTGATGCTGACATCGCGGGCCGCGATTCTGATCCGTACTTTTGACTGCGTTTGCAGTGCCGGCCCCGGCAAAACCAGTCGCCCGCCGGCGATGTCCAGCATGTTCAGTTTCCAGCGCGCATCGTAGCCGCTGACACGAGCGGCCAGGATGGAGCCTGCACCCGGTGAGCGCGTGGTGGCCAGGCCGGTGTCCGTCAGTACCGCCTGGATGGGCCCGCTGGCGGTCATCCTTCCCGCGTCCATCAGCGCGAGATGGTCGCACAGGCGGTCGATCTCGGTGGTGTCGTGGCTGACCATCAGCACCGGAATCTCGAGTTCCCGCTGCAGGCGTTCCAGCCATGGCAGCAGCGTGTCGCGGCGGTCGCGGTCAAGGCCGGCCATAGGTTCATCCAGTAGCAGCAGGGCTGGCCCACGCGCCAGCGCGCGGGCGATGGCGACACGCTTCTGCTCTCCGCCGGACAGGCCCTGTGTGCGACGCTTCAGGAGAGGGCCGATACCCAGCAGGTCGATCGCCTGGGACAGCTGCTGTGTGTCGACACCGTCGCCGCGTCGGCCGGCATAGTCGAGGTTGCCCTGGACATCCAGGTGGTCAAAAAGGCGTGCGTCCTGGAAGACGAAACCCACGCGCCGGCGGTGAACCGGCACGCAGGTGTTGTTGTCCTGCCAGGTCGCCGCGTTCACCACCAGTTGTCCACGCTGCACCTTTTCCAGGCCGGCAATGGCCCGCAACAGCGTGGTCTTGCCCGCGCCGGAGGGGCCCTGGATACCGGTGACACCGCGGCCGGGGAAGTCGAACATGGCATCCATCGAGAATGATTCCCGCGCCAGGACCATGTGGCCGCGAATGCTCATGACCCCAGCCACCGCGCGCGCCGGTTAAAGGCGAAGATGGCGGCGAGCAGGATGAAGGACATCAGCAGCAACACCAGTGAGAGCGCGTGGGCTTCGCCCCATTGCATGGTTTCGACGTGGTCATAGACCGCTATGGAGGCGACCCGGGTCTCGCCCGGGATATTGCCGCCGATCATCAGTACCACGCCGAACTCGCCCAGCGTATGGGCGAACCCCAGTGCGGCGGCAGTCAGGATGCCGGGGCGGGCCAGCGGTAGCGCAACGGTGAAGAAGCGGTCCAGCGGCGAGGCGCCAAGGGTCGCGGCCGCCTCCATCGGTGACCGGCCGATGGCCATGAAGGCGTTCTGAACCGGCTGGACGACAAACGGCAGCGAGTAAATCACCGAGCCGATCACCAGGCCGGTAAAGCTGAATGCCAGCGTGCTGCCGCCCAGCGCCTGGGTGATGCGGCCGGCGAAGCCCTCCGGCCCCATGGCCAGCAACAGGTAGAAGCCCAGCACAGTGGGGGGCAGCACCAGGGGCAGGGCAATGATGGCATCCACCAGGAACCGGCCGCGCCAGCGCCAGCACGACAGTCCCCAGGCCAGCGGGATGCCCAGCAACAGCAACACAGCTGTGCTGACCGCGGCGAGTTTCAGGCTCAACAGCAGGGCGCCGGTCTCAATCATGCCCGGCCACTGTGTCGTAGCCCGCATCTGTGATGATGCGCCGGGCATCCTCTGACGCCAGGAACGCATAAAAGTCACGCGCCGCGGGCGTATCCCTGAGCAGGACCATCTGTTGCACGATGGGTTCGTGCCATTCGGCAGGCACCGACCATGCGCTGCCCGGCCCCCCTGCCATTGAGCGACGTTTCGCCAGTTGCCATTGCGAGGCCGCCACCAGCCCCATGTCCGCATTGCCGCTGGCGACAAACAGCCAGGCCTGGCCAATGTTCTCACCCATCACCAGGTGTGGTTCAAAAGCTGCCCAGGCATCGCGGTGCTCCAGTACCTGGCGGGCGGCCAGGCCATAAGGCGCGAGTTTCGGGTTGGCGATCGCCAGGCGGCCTGGATACCCCGGATCCAGCAATTCAGGACCGACTTCGTTCTGGGGCAGGCTCGGTGCCCAGAGCACCAGGCGGCCGATGGCATAGGTGCGGCGGGTACCGGCTACGGCCTGGCCGTCGCGTTCAAGTGTCTCGGGGCGCGCCCGGTCGGCGGCCAGGAACAGGTCATAGGGCGCGCCGTTGATGATCTGTGCGTAATGTTTTCCGGTTGACGCCGCGGAGAGGGTCACGCGGTGCATTGATCGGCCCGGGTAGGCCTCGACCAGCTGGTCCAGCGTCGGGCTGAAATTGCTGGCGACCGCGATGCGCAGGGTGTCGGCGGACAGGCCCTGCGCCATTGCCAGGCCCAGCAGCAGCGTCAGCAGTGCAGGGGCGGCAAGTCTGCCCCAAGAAAAGGCCCGCGCGGGGCGGGCCTTCTCAAGGTGCGTGTAGTCGGACAAGGCCGTAATGGGCGATGCCGGCTCAGTCTTCACCCAGCGCGAAGCCCAGCAGATGGAGCAGGCTGGTGAACAGGTTGAAGATGGACACGAACAGCGTCACCGTGGCCATGATGTAGTTGGTCTCACCACCGCGCACGATCTGCTGCGTCTCGAACAGGATCAATCCGGCCATCAGCATGACGAACATGGCCGACACGGCCAGCATCAGCGGCTGGAACTGGAAGAACACGGCGCCCAGGCCGGCCAGGAAGGCCACCAGGATACCGACGAACAGGAACTTGCCCAGGAAGGAAAAGTCCCGCTTCGAGGTCAGCGCCAGGCCGGACATGGCCAGGAAAATGACCGCGGTGCCGCCCATGGCCATCATGACCAGTTCGGTGCCGTTGGAAAACGCCGTGGTGTACATGTTGATGATGGGCCCCAGCGTGGCGCCCATGAAGCCGGTCAGTGCGAACACGCTGACCAGGCCCCAGCCGCTGTTGCGCAACTTGGTGGTGGCGAACAGCAGGCCGAAATAGCCGACCAGGGTAATGAGCATGCCCGGGTGCGGCCAGTTCAAGGCCATGGACACGCCGGCCATGGCGGCCGAGAACAGCAGCGTCATGCCCAGCAACATATACGTGTTGCGCAGCACACGGTTCATGGTCAGCGCGTCGACGCGCTGGACAGACGGAGAATAGTGAATCTGGTTCATGTCAGGAAATGGCTCCCAAACGTTAACGATCAAGGCTTTAGGCACGTTTTTTAAGGCGAAGTTCCCGCCTGGCGCGCGCGCCGGATTCGCTTCTGCGCAGTAGGTTATAGCATTCCGCCGCGGGTTTCACCGGTCGGTGGTCATGGGCGGGAAAGGAAGTGGCGGAGGGGGTGGGATTCGAACCCACGAAGGGCTCTCACCCTTGCTGGTTTTCAAGACCAGTGCATTCAACCGCTCTGCCACCCCTCCGTGTAACCGGGTGTGTCGGTCAGGACGCGCAAGGATACCGGAAAATGGCCGCGTGGGCCACGGTTCAGGGTGAAATTCTTGCGTTTCTTTGAGCGTGATCGGCGAGCGCGGTGTTGGCACCAAAACCGTACTGTTCCACCAGTTCCATGACCTGACGGACGCTGATATCCAGCGCCGTCACCCGACTGGGTTCGACCAGGTGGGTGACACCTGACCAGGCGCTCGGGCAGGACGGGATATAGGTAATGACTCGGCCATCTTCCAGGCGCTGCATTTCCAGCCCGACGCGCTCGGAGTCGTCGAACCGGACCAGTACCGGCTGGACCGAGTTGGCCTCGGTCTCATCAAAGCCGCTTTTGATGCCCCGGATGATGCTGTAGCCGGGAACATTGATCAGCAGGCCGTCGAGTTTTTTCATCAGGCGGCCGGCGATGGTGTGGCGCGCGACCAGGCCGGCCACGAAGCAGAGCAGGATCACCACGACGAGTGCGATCAGGTTGGCTAACGCGATACCGCCCACCGTGTCGACTGGCAACCACGCAGCCAGCGGTTTGGCCACCATCATCATGACCAGCACGGCCTGGTAGCCCACCCAGGTGATGACGCCCACCGGAACCAGGAAAACGGCACCACCAATCAACGTGGTGAGCAGGAACTTGACGACCGGGTTCTTTTTCATGGGGTGACTTTACACCCTGACAGCCCACGCTGGCATCGGGTAGGCTTGCCCGCATATTCACGCAGGAGTTTCCGGATGTTTGAACGCAGATCCCTGGCCGCACTGCTGGCGGTTTCATTGATGGCGCCTGCCGCGCCCGCCCTGGCCGATGAAGAGGTGCTGCGGCGCACCGCCAATAACGGCAACCTGGTGATGGAGGACGTGCCGGAAATCCCGGCCTCGATCGTCTCCGACCTGAACCGGTACCAGAATGTCCGTTCGGCCAGTTTCCAGGCATGGGACGCCGACGGCAGCGCGCTGTATGTCCGCACCCGGTTCGGTGATGTGCCGCAAATTCACCGCGTCGCCCAGCCCGGTGGCGCGCGGACCCAGCTGACCTTCTTCAGCGAGCCCACCGGTGGCGTGTCGCGCCAGCCCAACGGTGACCGGATGGTGTTCACCATGGACGCCGGCGGCAGCGAGTTCGCGCAGATTTTCCTGCTCGACCCGCAGAGCTCGGATGATGCCGTCATGCTCACCGACGGCAGTTCACGTAACGGCATGGTGGTGTGGGATCGCGCCGGGGAGTCCGTGGCCTACCTTTCGACCCGTCGTAACGGTTCGTCGAACGATGTCTGGATGATGCAGGTCGACAACCCGGAAACCGCCGAGATGGTGCTGGAATCACCCGATGGCACCATGTGGGGCCCGTCCGATTTCTATGCCGATGACCAGAAGCTGCTGATCCTGAACTACGTGGGCAACGCCGACTCACGCGTCCACCTGCTGGACCTGGAGACGCGGCAGCTGTCGCGCCTGGCGGGCGATCCTGACAACCCCAGTTCCAACTTCCCGTTCGGTTTTGACCGCGAAGGGGAGGGCTTCTATTTCATTACCGATCAGGGCGGTGACTTCCGCCAGCTGGCCTGGCAGTCGCTAGCGCCGGGTGCTGACCCTGAGGTTGTGACCGGTGATATCAACTGGCATGTCGAGGGTGGCGCCATCAGCGATGATCGTCGCAAGATCGCGTTCACGGTGAACGAAGATGGCTTTTCCCGGCTGTACCTGATGGATGGTGACAGCCGCGAGTTCCGCGCGGTGGACGCCATTCCCACGGGCGTGATCGGCAACCTGGCGTTCAGCCCGGATGGTCGTTCGCTGGCGATGACGCTGAACACGCCGCAGACACCTAGCGATACCTTCGTGCTGGCGCTGGGTGAAGATCCGATGTCGTACGCCGGGCTGACGCGCTGGACATTCAGCGAAGTTGGCGGGTTGGATACCGACTCGTTCGCAGTGCCCGACCTGGTGCGCTACCCGACTTTCGACAGCAGCGATGGCGGTCCGGAAAACATTCCCGCCTGGGTATTCAGGCCCGAGGGCGAGGGGCCGTTCCCGGTCATCATCGCCATCCACGGCGGCCCGGAAAGCCAGTCGCGGCCCACGTTCTCCAGCACCTACCAGATGTGGGTCAACAAGCTGGGCGCGGCCGTGATCCGGCCCAATGTCCGCGGCTCGAATGGCTACGGCAAGCACTACATGGGCCTGGACAACGGCTTCAAGCGCGAAGACTCGGTCAAGGACATTGGCGCCTTGCTGGACTGGATCGCGACCCAGCCGGACCTGGACCAGGACCGCGTGGCGGTCTTCGGTGGCAGCTATGGGGGTTACATGGTGCTGGCCAGCGCGGTGCACTACAGCGACCGGCTGAAAGCCGCGGTGGACGTGGTCGGCATCAGCAATTTCGTGACCTTCCTGGAAAACACCCAGGACTACCGTCGTGACCTGCGCCGTGCCGAATATGGCGACGAGCGTGACCCCGACATGCGGGCCCACCTGGAGGCCATCAGCCCCAACCGCCATGTCGACAAGATCACGGTGCCGCTGTTCGTCGTCCAGGGCCAGAACGACCCGCGCGTGCCGGTCACCGAGGCCGAGCAGATCGTCGCGGCCATGCGCGCGCATGGCTCGCCGGTCTGGTACATGAACGCGCTCAACGAGGGCCATGGCTATGGCAAGAAGGAGAACAGCGACATCTACCAGCAGGCGACGGTCGTATTCTTCGAGAAGTTCCTCGTCGGCGATGACGAGGGCTGAGTTGTAGGAAATCACCCGCGCCGCGCGCGGGAAATTCCCTCCAAAACGTGTCATTTCCCCGTCGATCGCGTTGCCGGGTCGACGGGGAAGTGGTTCTTTCCTATAGTTGTTTCAGGGTCAAAGTAAAGGAGTTAGAAAAGGGAAGGCCAGCATAAAGGGGTTTGTGCCAGGCCTTGAAAAATGGACTGCATCCATCGGGATCATTACAAGGGGAGAATAACCATGATCCGAGTCCTTATCGTGGACGACCACGAACTGGTCCGTGCCGGACTGCGCCGTATCCTGGAAGAGAGCCCGGAGATCGGCGATATCTACGAGGTGGCGAGCGGAGAAGACGCCATCGACTTCAACCGGGAGCATCGTCCTGATGTCATCCTGCTCGACCTGGGCCTGCCAGGAATGTCAGCCTTCGAGGCGACTCGTCGGCTGGTTCATGCCCGAAGATCGGTTCGGGTCATCATCCTGGCCACTCATGCCAAGTCACCGTATCCCACGCGCATGCTGGACGAAGGCGCGCGCGGCTACCTGACCAAGGACTGTGACGCCGCCGAGTTAATGGAAGCGATTCACTCGGTCTGTGCCAACACCACCTACATTGGGGCAGAGGCTGCCAAGCAATTGGCGCTATCCATCCTTCCGGGCACCGCGGAGTCGCCGTTTGACGGCCTGTCCACGCGGGAAATGGAGGTCATGCTGAAGCTGACGGAGGGTGACCGTGTGCCGGACATCGCGTCCAAGCTGTGTCTCAGCCCGAAGACGATCGCGACCTATAAGTACCGCATCTACGACAAGCTGGGAACACGCAGCGAGGTTGACCTGCTGCGCATGGCGATGCGGTACGGCTTGCTGGAAGCCAGCTGAACCGGCATGGCCGCCCCGGGTTCCGGGGCGGCCTGCCTGAGGTGGATCAGTCCGCCGAGGCGGATGAACCCGAATCGCTCTTCAGGGTGTAGACACCCTTGGCGGCTGAGTCCGGCGTGGCCACGGCCTTTGGCTTTGACTCGGCCTTCGGCTCAGGCTTCGGCTCCGGTTTAGGTTCGGGCTTCGGCTCCGGCTTGGAGTCTGGCTTTGAAGCCGCTTTTTGCTCGGGTTTCGGCTCGGGCTTCGGTTCAGGCTTCGCTTTGGCCTCGGTCTTGGCCTCGGGCTTAGGGGCTGGCTCGGCTTTTGCCTCGGGCTTTGCCGCAGGCTCGGATTTGGCCTCCGCGCGGCTTTCGGCCTTGGTAGCGGGCGCCGCCGCAGCGTCCGACTTGGCCTCGGCCTTCTTCTTCGGCTTGGGCTTGGCCTTGGCCTTCGGCTTTGCGTCGGCCTTGGGTCCTTCGGCGCTCTTGGCCGGTTTCTCTGCTTTATCTGAGGTCGACTCAGTCGGCTTGGTCGCCTGGCTCACCTTGTCATTGCCATCCGCATTGCCCGCGTTTTCCGGGCGCGTATCGGACTTGGTGCTGCTGGTGCCGTAACGTGAACGACGTCGACGCGGCTGTGAATCATTGCCGTGCTTGTTGTCATCGGTTGACGCAGCCTGTTCTTCAGGCTTTTTGTCCTGTTGCGGCTTGTCGGCCTTGACCTTGTCACCCTTCGGCTCGGCCCCGTTACCCGTGGCCTTGTTGCCCTGGTTGTCGGACGGGCTGTTGGTCTGGTTATTCTGCGCAGACTGTCCGGAGCGTTTGCGGCCCCGGCCACCACGCCGGCGACGGCGCTTGCGACCTTCACCCTTGGGCTGTTCGCCGTTGGCCTGTGCATCCTTGGGCTGCTCGCCGCCGGCAGCCTCGGTCTTCTGGCCCTCGGACTGCTTTTTCGGTGATGCCTTCTTGCGACCGCCCGACGATTTCTCGTTCCTGGCGTTATCGCCCTGAGCGTTGGCTTTGCCACGGCCGCGACCGCGACCACCACGGCTGTTGCTCTTGCCACCCTGCGATGACTTACCCCGGGCCTGGTCCTGGGCGTCGGATTTGCGGCTGGCGGGCTTGTCCGCGTTGTCCTTCTTAGCAGAAGTCTTTGACGCGGTGGCCTGGGCGCTGTTGGCAGCCGTGTCCGTCTTGGCATCACCAGCGAACAGCATGCGTCCCAGGCGGGTGAAGAAACCGGGCGACTCTTCACTGGCCGGGGCCGCGTCGTCACCCTGCGCCTGTTCTGCGCTTGCACGCTTGGGGGCAGGGCGGGCGTGCTGGGCCTTGACCGCCGGGGCGGCAGGCGCGGCAGCCATGGTCTGTTCATTGGCAACCAGTTCGGCCGCGGGGGCTTCCACGCGGTCGTAGCTGACATCGTTGGTCACGTCGCTCTTGCGTACGCGCAGGATTTCGAAGGCAGGGGTCACCATGTGCTCGTTGGCCACCAGGACCACGGGCACGTGGTGACGTCGCTCGATATCGGCCAGCGCCTTGCGCTTTTCGTTCAGCAGGAAGTTGGCGGCCTTCGTGGGCACCTGAACGATGACCTGGCCGGTGAATTCCTTCATGGCTTCTTCTTCGGCCAGGCGCAGCACCGACAGCGCCAGCGATTCAACGCTGCGGATATAACCCTGGCCTTCGCAGCGAGGGCAGAGCACCTGGCTGGATTCGGCGATCGACGGGCGCAGGCGCTGGCGGGACATCTCCAGCAGGCCGAAGCGGCTGATCTTGCCGGTCTGTACGCGGGCCTTGTCCATCTGCAGGGCGCGGCGCAGGCGCTCTTCCACGGAGCGCTGGTTTTTGCGGTTCATCATGTCGATGAAATCGATGACGATCAGGCCGCCCAGGTCGCGCAGGCGCAACTGGCGAGCGATTTCATCGGCCGCTTCCAGGTTCGTGTTGTGCGCGGTCTCCTCGATATCGGAACCCTTGGTGGCGCGCGCCGAGTTGATGTCGATGGACAGCATGGCCTCGGTGGGGTCGAACACCACGGAACCACCGCTGGGCAGGTGTACCGTGCGGGCAAAGGCCGACTCGATCTGGCTCTCGATC
Coding sequences within:
- a CDS encoding response regulator — its product is MIRVLIVDDHELVRAGLRRILEESPEIGDIYEVASGEDAIDFNREHRPDVILLDLGLPGMSAFEATRRLVHARRSVRVIILATHAKSPYPTRMLDEGARGYLTKDCDAAELMEAIHSVCANTTYIGAEAAKQLALSILPGTAESPFDGLSTREMEVMLKLTEGDRVPDIASKLCLSPKTIATYKYRIYDKLGTRSEVDLLRMAMRYGLLEAS
- a CDS encoding Rne/Rng family ribonuclease translates to MKRMLINATQPEELRVAIADGQQLLDLDIEVPSQEQKKSNIYKGRITRVEPSLEACFVEFGSTRHGFLPLKEISREYYNANVRNKDGKVSIKEAVKEGQEIIIQVEKEERGNKGAALTTHISLAGRYLVLMPNNPSGGGVSRRITGDDRQNLREQLAQVTTPDNVGIIVRTAAVGRDAEELQWDVDYLLNLWSSIEKAAEERKAPFLIYQESNLFIRALRDHLRNDIGEILVDSESVCNDAREFMESVMPHNLRKLKLYQDQVPLFSRYQIESQIESAFARTVHLPSGGSVVFDPTEAMLSIDINSARATKGSDIEETAHNTNLEAADEIARQLRLRDLGGLIVIDFIDMMNRKNQRSVEERLRRALQMDKARVQTGKISRFGLLEMSRQRLRPSIAESSQVLCPRCEGQGYIRSVESLALSVLRLAEEEAMKEFTGQVIVQVPTKAANFLLNEKRKALADIERRHHVPVVLVANEHMVTPAFEILRVRKSDVTNDVSYDRVEAPAAELVANEQTMAAAPAAPAVKAQHARPAPKRASAEQAQGDDAAPASEESPGFFTRLGRMLFAGDAKTDTAANSAQATASKTSAKKDNADKPASRKSDAQDQARGKSSQGGKSNSRGGRGRGRGKANAQGDNARNEKSSGGRKKASPKKQSEGQKTEAAGGEQPKDAQANGEQPKGEGRKRRRRRGGRGRKRSGQSAQNNQTNSPSDNQGNKATGNGAEPKGDKVKADKPQQDKKPEEQAASTDDNKHGNDSQPRRRRSRYGTSSTKSDTRPENAGNADGNDKVSQATKPTESTSDKAEKPAKSAEGPKADAKPKAKAKPKPKKKAEAKSDAAAAPATKAESRAEAKSEPAAKPEAKAEPAPKPEAKTEAKAKPEPKPEPKPEQKAASKPDSKPEPKPEPKPEPKPEPKAESKPKAVATPDSAAKGVYTLKSDSGSSASAD